The Deltaproteobacteria bacterium region CTACGAAGCGCACGGCTGCGCAGAGACCGCAATCGTGCGGGAGAAGCAGCTGAAGAAGTGGCGCCGCGCCTGGAAGATGACAAATTGCGTCCCTTTCGGCCATGGGCCTCGGCCTGACAGCACACAGTACTGTCAGACTGGTGAGGATTTGCCCGGTCGGCTGCACGTTACCCACAGATTTGTCGCACACCCGAGCGCAAGGAAGGGCTTGCTTTGTGCGCTGTCCGGCCGCAGAATCGGCTCGGACATCGACAGCGGGCGAAGTGGCCGGAGATCGCGTCCCTGATGGGAGCCGGTGATCGTCAGGGGCGACCCTCCAAAAATGAGGAAGGGAAGAGCAAGGCTATGACCAAGCTACACGAGATTATGCGCGAAGGGTTCCTGTTCGTGGTGCAACGCAGTGCCCCGGTGGCCCAGGCGGTGCGGGTGATGACCGACAACAACGTCGGCATCGTTGCCGTACTCGACGGCGACCGGCTGGCCGGGGTGTGCTCGGAACGCGACGTGGTGCGCCGCGTGCTTGCCAAAGGGCTCGATCCCGCAGCTACTAAGGTGGGCGAGGTGATGACCCGCGAGTTGGTGGTCTGCGATGTCGGCGAGGACTACCGCAGCGCCATGCGCAAGATGGATCAAGCCAACATCCGGCAT contains the following coding sequences:
- a CDS encoding CBS domain-containing protein, giving the protein MTKLHEIMREGFLFVVQRSAPVAQAVRVMTDNNVGIVAVLDGDRLAGVCSERDVVRRVLAKGLDPAATKVGEVMTRELVVCDVGEDYRSAMRKMDQANIRHLPVIRDGRIVSMLSIRDLMRVDLERLGEEIKFLHEYLYTVPPGLGEATPLK